The genomic window ttttttaattcaggagagtttagttgttccatgtgcaaatttaccaccaactctgtatcaagtctagattatttaaacgattTCGATAACGGTACCTTGAATAATGAATTTTTGCGacctgaagaagtcaacgaaataattcgtcgtgtcctgttatttttccacgtgattgtcatgacgaggcatttcctacctcgttgttaaacaaaatcttgccaaatggagagaaagtggagcgtgactaccatgtcgtctattgagcaccaatactttaaatcgacctaaaatttgttctgcggatattcgaaattccagctatggaagaagctatacgataaactgccatcataGGAAAATACTCAAGAtgacattaaatgttatattcaatgacGATCTTTAGataaatctaattcaaaaggaggctacaattgatacacttatcaatgaacagctaaatACTGAatctcaaaagtggaaagaaattgtatatagaatttggacactattttatttttggatgaaagaggcctagctttgaAAGGCGAACGTATATATCTAAGTgtacgaaacgatggacatttttttggCATCTAAGAtgtcataagccaatatgatccgatacttagagatcatttggagaaagttaggatttcacaacagcagcacaaacttttacaagttcactatatttccccagacattcagaacgagtttatagaaatttatgcAAAACACGTGatggaaactatattagatcaacgcaagaaagccaagtattttgtaattatcgttgatgctacgtcTGATGCTAGTCACTTGAatagactacgttcattttgtgctacctccatttcaattcgaaagcaacaaattttacaattctagaacggtttttggctttcgtggactgtaaccaaaaaactgaccaggaaatcgctgatttaatttgccatactctaggtaaacatgaaatcccattaaaagtctactcgccttgtgcaacccacagtctgaatttatgtggtgtagatgctgcagaatgttgtacggctgcaattactttcttcgacGTTGTACAagaatgttttactattttcagcagcagtccacaataatgggacatcctcaaaaaaaatgtaccgagctctgttcacagtctttcagacactaagtggtcggctagaattgaggcaatcagaccattcgcaacccatgttccaggattaacgcaagcactaaacgcattacttaatttgactgcacaagcatacggagatattaccggcattctcaagtacatcaacaagttcgagtgtatcttgctgtcctcagtttggttcaaaatactgactatcatTAATTAAAGAATCGTCGTACtgcaagctagagacgccactatagatgttgaggtccgacatctggtttcccccataaaatcagaaaacaaaaattcggaaacacattttttcagaaaacattagttagaatccttttttcagaaagcctaaattcagaagtcaaaattcagacacaaaaattcagaaatcaatattcagaagtcaaatttcagaagacaaaattcaaattcagaaagtaatcagacagcaaaaaaatataaaattttgcgtacaattttatgtttttttgctgtctgattactttctgaattttgtcttctgaaatttttttcagcctggaacacagcaacaccgaaagaaggcgttatatccaatcgaattatggaatatgtataatatcaccaaattgggtgaagtccgttcaaataattctatcgaaaggtggcacaacgtcattcgaagtgcatTTGGGACACatgctaacatatttaatttcataaataaaataaaaaacgaacatgcaataacagaaacaaaactgcagcaattttcagtcgagccatatcggaaacgcaaaataaaatataaagacttcgttttttaaacggttttatttaggttgacttgacagtaGACttgaagtaacttcccgataagctacaagctggaaacttggaatatagttcagaacccgatgacaatgcaataataagaaaaaaatcgccgctaggtggcgcaaggatcgagatattcacaaaaatcgtatttgtggtccgatttcgcccatatttgcaacacgtaatacatacaagaatagaaagcgactattgaaaaaaaatcgcccctaggtgccgcatggatcaaaatattcacaaaaatcgtatttgtggtccgatttggctcatatttggaacatataatacatacatgaatagaaagcgtcatatgaataaaataaataataaaaatttttaagttaaacggttttattgaaaacaatacttacattaagtagtaataataataaaagatagaaaataattaggtaggtcctaggtactagtcatcacactcctcatcaatgtagagcgttgatgagacaattaaatttaatgttttttctgtcgtctcaTTACTTTCTGAactttgacttctgaattttgccttctgaaatttgacttctgaatttccacttctgaaatttgacttctgagtattgacctctgaattttgtctttctgaaaaagggttctgaaaatgttttctgaaaaaatgtgtttctgaagttttgttttctgaatttataggGGGCACCCgccatctagatgccttattagctgatttgaagttgatcagaaaccaatgggaaacaattttaaatgaatgcaaaacagttgctatttaattgaacatctcgccaaagtttctgaACATTCGAAAAAggaaacccaaaagacgttttgaagataatggaaatgagatgattacggatgatccagagtcggATTTTAAAAAcatggcaagacagttaaattttgatattattataaaaaatgttgcagGGAAAAAAGctagaaaagccactctttgatatccgagcattctatattgaataattaaaatttataatcaacattatatttatcagaaatgtactaaaatgttaccatataactagaaaagattattggaaacaatatgtggctattaaaagagaattttatttctacgttacaataaaagagtataaatagtaaatattctgtgttaatttaattgtcagctcttagtccaaaaatcatttagttgatgtcgcaaaaatttttttatgtaatccagcaataatgattcatgaatgagatgtcattaattcaagttaatcaaatgtattagttgaTTTTTTaaaggggcccgtaaattgtttggTCCCGGGCcgggattttctctctacggccctgctgcaatgttaaagtgactattaatacgttttagttagtattattaagttcctttgaacaatcatattaatattgacaatttaaatattaataattaatttattattaataaatactgacaatttaatataaagatattttttactttatttactttgttttatagttctttcttaatgaaaaagtgaagtattttaagtaaattttgcattgaataaacaccataccttcttttataaaaaagttttatctgactagctcgacctccgcgttcttagttatacgaatataaataaatatagtcaggattagcttgaaatcaaataaccaaagtcctttttaatttcaaacttcacagtccacatttttttagcacactgtggggagttgtcactcaatttttacacactcttatgcaattgttttagtatttggtaattgtgcagtttaggggcccaccctaaaattgggcctttttttcagtgaggtatcaaaagacgcgttttcacgtctagatcaagaacccgaaagcggaagttaactttttttacccgtttaaaTGTTATGCGCGAAAAACTGGTTCGTCttgtacatattgttcccgcacatttacaatattttaagcgcACAAATCACATCCTGTTTTGTTTTTCGACAGATTAATACAATTTGATATTCATGAATTAGTGAAAAAGTTGgtctaatttctctaattaattTGCAATTaggggtagtagtgcagtttatggtacccacagaaatttgggccaaaactttcgagtgaggtatcaaaagacgcgtattcacgtctagattaagaatccgaaagcgggaGTTTACttttttttacccgtttaaaagttttCCGCGAAAAACAGGTTTTTGTGATACACATTGTTCCCGCACGTTTGCAATCTTTTAAGCGCATACAtcattttactttttatatttagtatatcATTCCGTTCTAGTCGTTTCATCGGAGTGGTCGTGCGggtcatcctcggctcaactgTAATTTGTCGGGCTTTTTTAGTTGAGCGGAAAATTtaaataggcctcaaggttggctttGTGCTTCCTTCTGGCTTTTcggcggagttgggagatgcagTGCTTCACTGACCTGGAGTCAGATGGTGACTGTgcactcctaacaggaatcagtgaAATTATAAGTGAAAGCATATTGAAATATTGAATTTAAAACCTGGCGTGGGCCACATAACACCAACTCGCTTTACATATAACGGATCGTAACGGGACAGTGTTTAGCAGATGGCAACAGGCCATATACTGGAAATTATAAAATTCTTGGAATTATAACGGAACAAATTACGGCTTATAATTGGACAATTGATTGCTGAATAAGCAGCTCGTGTTAAAATCTATGTAATACTCAGTGCATATCTACATTAAATTGCAATTTtgattgcaaaaattttgaattcaCTTTTTGTGaactttattaataaatttgacaaattgattataacctggcgtggtgccactGAAACACCAATCTCAATTTAAATTACTAACAATTACTGAAATTGATATCAATTCGCAAGCTGCTACACGTGGTTCTGGCCTctatggtattaccattgtgtactagctgtggaaaaataaatattaaaaactttactgATTTTGTGACTGGCGTGGGGCCATGAAAAACctattgaattgaaaatactGTCGGAATATAACCTGGTTTTATGAGGATCTTAAGAATCCCTATCACAGAAATtatatctcaaaaaaaaaaaaaaaaatatttagtaacgaaaaaattatgataaatttcactaatttacatataaaatatcaagacaaatattgcaacaaatttctgtcgaaatgaaaacacatgaaagtgaacagtgttgccagctcagcaacgctggtgattacttttgttgttctcgttaggattaatacaaggcggtggcggctcaacataaatttaaataaacatacaattagattgtttttgtaatttactgaatatgttgaaatttaatatattaaaatagaaGAGAATACACCTTCAATTCATCGAAATAAACAGATGCTGAcaaatatttggatttttcattttggaacaagtgcagaatacatacatttgtcaaaaaaaattatagaaaatcggactttatagagatttgtatgctgattcttttttggtgcaaatgaaaggtttgggggtaattccatgtcaaaaggcgaaatcatgaatttttcaaatcaaaatatctccgaaactagtggatggatttcaaaaattaaaaaatccaaaaataacttataaaaatacctttcatctggtgtatatatatctttaacttttctagtctttatttactaaaaatttgaaaaagctcttttttggtggccatgcacagtaattctgcgtagaacgtctttggccgcgcttataaaaaataaccctgggctacgccatgccaagtacgggtgtgtggtataaccgtggctaccgccacggtgatgtccttctgcgtagtacacccttctgcgtaggcggccttcggccgcactttaaaaaaataacccttaacaGATCAGaacagaagggtgtactacgcagaaggacatcaccgtggcggcgaaggccgcctatgcccaaaggtgttctacgcagaattactttgcatggcgcagccggcgttggatcggctaagggtgttctacgcagaattactgtgcatgtttAGTTaagcctttttaaaaaaaaaaaatttaattaaagtattttgtcaataacacattttttcgacttattgttcgatttatgataagttagcaatcattttcccataaaaacataattttattatagaaatttcttctaaatatagatgttttatatatcaaacaaaactttgttttattacctgctgagctggcaacactgttcactttcatatgttttcatttggacagaaattttttgcaatatttgtgttgatattttataagtaaattagtgaaacttaacatatttttttcgttaattcgtgcaagttagattatgttaatatgccaagtataaaaagtaaagtgatgtatgcgcttaaaagattgcaaacatgcgggaacaatatgtatcacacaaacctgtttttagccgataacttttgaacgggtgaaaaaagttaacttccgctttcttAAGCTAgcaagtgtgtgtaaaaattgaagGACAACTcccagtgtgctaaaagaaaatgtggactgtgaagtttgaaattaaatggACTTTgcttatttgatttcaagctaatcctgactatatttacttatgtatattcgtataactaagaacgcggaggtcgagctagtaagataaaacttttttataaaagaaggtatcgcaatgcaaaatttacttaaaaaaatacactttttcattaagaactataaaacaaagtaaatgtaaagatagaaacatatattttcacaacataaggttattcaataaaaaaaatttaggaaaatttataaaactatGTAGAacgtataacaaaatatttatattaaattgtcaatatttattaataattaattaattattattaattattaataattaatatttaaattgtcaatattaatatgtatgttcaaaggaacttaataatactaactaaaacgtattaaaagtcactttaacattgcaacATATTGGCgcgtaatcatagtcaaaataaaatagattttaaatttagttgcagttttttgacataattttctgtgggctatctgtcaaaaaagctgaaactaaatttaaaacctattttattttgactatgattatgcgccattgtttttattatgtgcccaaaaagtagcatggacttttccttttgcattcactgttgattttagtgagtgacaagcgaaagcaaacgatcgtgatcatacatcgttagtgtcggtgtgaaaatacgaactcaaattgcaacttttggccggctttgatcTAGACGTAAATGCGCGTCTTTCGATaccttggcccaactttagggtgggcccCTAAATTGCACTACTAcctagtatttgtgtggccgggtctgagcacaaaaataaaaaaaataatttgaaaataaaaaaatgtaatttgacAGCTTATAATCCTGGTCTGAGGGGTGAAACATACGTATAGATTAACTATTGCGGATTTATTGTAGATCGgtgtaaagctggagacattggtgctttatcggtaaccgtatcggtaaccttttaacagctaattcgaccaaccttatgagaatcaatgcaatcgattattggtgccgctaaggtcgtaaccgtatcgtagccaaccaattgggttttggtctaccgtcgtaacgataaacagctgattacgttaagcCGGAGTctttggtgccgtatgtcgtatcgctgtatccgtatccctaacgtaatcagctgtttatcgttacgacggtaaaccaaaacccaattggttggctacgatacggttacgactttagcggcaccaataatggattgcattgattctcataaggttggtcgaatcagctgttaaaagtttaccgatacggttaccgataaagcaccaatgtctccagctttagggatacgactacagcgatacgacaaacgtaaccaatgactccagcttaacgtGGTCTCACAGACATTTTTGAACAATCGATAATGCAATCGACAGTTTCACGTTCCTAGTGCGTTTGTAAACCCGTTCCCAGGTAGTTATCGCATTATTAATTTTGTCAAATGAATTCAAATACGCTTAATCAGAAGACATTCATACCAACACCACCGGAGAAGGGCAGCTTTCCACTTGATCACGACAATCTTTGCAAAAGGTACTATCTCTTGTATATGCGCTGCTTGAGACAGAACAACGATAATAATTCGAAGTGCCGACTAGAAGCTAAAGAATATTTAGGTTGTCGTATGCAAAACAATTTGATGGAGCAGACGCAGTGGTCTAAGTTGGGATTTGAAGACGACAACAAAAAAgagtaaaatataaacaaaaaataataattaggaCTGAGAGGAAAGGAGATAAAGCGTAAAGAAACAATGAAGCCACAGAAGAATATATTAATTGGTGTTACAGGAAGTGTGGCTGCCATTAAATTAGCAATGTTAATTGAAAAGATACAAGAATACGAGCAAGACTATACCATTGATGTGAGTTTTAACATAATAAACATATCTATTGCAAGTTTTATtccatatatttatattttacagATTAAAGTAATACCCACGCAACATGCTAGACATTTCTTCGAGAGTACACTTTTGCCCgcaaaagtaaaaatattgatCGATGCAGCAGAATGGTCAATGTGGCAAAGAAGAGGCGACCCAATATTGCATATAGATTTGGGTAAATGGGCAGATATTTTACTCATTGCTCCATTAAGTGCAAATACACTGGCAAAAATTTCGGCGGTACAATTAAGAGCATACTTTTTTGTGTACTTACATGTCTATTAAATGAAAATGTATTTCTCCAACAGGGCATCTGCGATAACTTACTCACATGTGTTGTGCGTGCTTGGGATTTGCATAAGCCGTTACTCTTTTGTCCGGCAATGAACACACGTATGTACGATCATCCTTTAACTGATGAACAAATCAGTAAACTTAAATCATGGGGATATATCGAAATTCCTTGCATATCAAAGACATTAATGTGCGGTGATACAGGCAAGGGTGCAATGGCTGAAGTGTCTACAATCGTTGAACGATTAAAGCCTTTTTTAGAAAAATCGTAGTTACTTCTGtactgtatatatgtacatacatatacataattagATATTTATATTTACCAGATAACGATGGCTTAATTGATGAGCATAATTGGGTACATGCGTACTATCAAACACTGACGTCACCTATTGTCGTTGAGCAATTTTCTACTAAAGCAATATATTTCaactaagaaaataaatttaattggatgGGTCAATAGATGAAGGTGATGATGAGGTTCAGTGAATTTTTTGCTATCTCACGTTTGGCTAAGAATATTAAACGCACGAAAAGTAGGtcctaaaacaaattttgaaacaaattcgtaATTTACTGGGGAAAACTTTCAAGCCGGCAACCCAAATAGGGCGATTTTTAACTTAGCATACattattgtatgaaaatttgaaacttaaaaaaattcaaatttacatAAATTGCCTTCATCAATTCGTGTAttcaattaataaattaattaaaaaaataattatacataaattaaaaatattttctaaatggAATACAAAAGTAGcgcatttctaaaaaaaaatattggctgAATTTAAGCATGGGAGCGTATtggattaatttaattttagttaacaGTATTGCCTTAATGTAATAAAGTGTATTGATAATCATTTCAAGCAAGTATAAAGCATTTACATTATCCATTGTTCGGAGGAATCTTCAAGTGTAATAATTGTGCGATATCAAAAGTTTCATGCCCCAGTAATGTAGTCTTGCATATGACATACAAGTTTTACTGATTTcatattcaatttatttttatcataTAATTTATAAAAGACCAAAAGTTGCTGTTGTTACGACAAGTACAAAACACCTCCAACCTTTTGAAATGCGCTGTCAAAATGTCCGAATAATCCATGTTATCTCTTTCGCCTGCGTCGGCTTTTGATTAAATGCAGATATCAAGAACTTAGTGCACCAGCTTTTGACTGCGTGCCAAGTCAAGTTGTGCTGCGGATACGCTTGCTAAACCTTCACGCACTGCGCTTAAATTGTCTTTCCATGCATACAAAAGATCACGTAGCTGTTGCCACTGTGGAGCACCAAATGTGCGATGCATTGTCGATGAGATATGTACTTTACGATTGGCTTGGTCTAGACGCGCTTGCACCAATTTTGTCTTCAGCACCTCTATAACGAATGGTTCTACTTCATCTTCCTTGATTTGTAGTTCTTTAGTGAGCGTCTCAAATGACATCTCTGGATTACTCTCTGCCAATTGCATGAAAGTTAACAAAcgcatttttttcatgttttgtTCGTGATTTAAGCCCTGTGAGTTAACAAATTCTTTATGATCTTCATAAAATTGTATATAGGA from Eurosta solidaginis isolate ZX-2024a chromosome 3, ASM4086904v1, whole genome shotgun sequence includes these protein-coding regions:
- the Ppcdc gene encoding phosphopantothenoylcysteine decarboxylase, whose product is MKPQKNILIGVTGSVAAIKLAMLIEKIQEYEQDYTIDIKVIPTQHARHFFESTLLPAKVKILIDAAEWSMWQRRGDPILHIDLGKWADILLIAPLSANTLAKISAGICDNLLTCVVRAWDLHKPLLFCPAMNTRMYDHPLTDEQISKLKSWGYIEIPCISKTLMCGDTGKGAMAEVSTIVERLKPFLEKS
- the LOC137243937 gene encoding cytochrome c oxidase assembly protein COX19 gives rise to the protein MNSNTLNQKTFIPTPPEKGSFPLDHDNLCKRYYLLYMRCLRQNNDNNSKCRLEAKEYLGCRMQNNLMEQTQWSKLGFEDDNKKE